In a genomic window of Methanosarcina horonobensis HB-1 = JCM 15518:
- a CDS encoding hydantoinase/oxoprolinase family protein yields MYLGLGVDTGGTYTDAAIMDMSNGEVIESNKALTTYPDLIRGIKNSIEGLDPGCLKKIKFVSVSTTLATNTTLEGKGYPAGLILIGHTIPKKLASRYVISIGGGHDSDGNETAPLEGLETVREFVRQVKNKVAAFAVSGYFGVRNPEHELRVKEVVQEMTDMPVVCGHELSMSLGAYERAVTALLNAELIPVSKQFIKSVQAVMEEKEIKATLMMMKCDGSLVRIEEALQKPVESIFSGPAASLVGAAHLTGLDTCATVDVGGTSTDIAMVSGGVPEISDSGARVGGWKTMVKAIRMETSALGGDSLVWIRRKPFLGPARVIPLCLAASEFPGLLKKLEKSDLPNERIMDEIIQPTSFFVRNGGDSFELLSGDLEEDEKMILECLGTEPLSISELSEKTGKHPLLFAGNLKDLIRKRHVSQIGFTPTDALHVLGEYVRWDGRASFTGAKILGKTLKQGAEDFSARIKAEVVRKLTLELISFFAEDLKKEDIEKLLAKENVLRFHVNVPVVLVGAPVRAYLKELNRAVDADIRIPAFHEVGNAVGALAGKVVHRTEILIRPSAAGNAEYSVFSRLGKEVFEDYGEALDYGLKLSHRLISEYMDGYGLEMDNVKFDLKQNDVGSRGKAPLETRLIGVGIGTTGKLA; encoded by the coding sequence ATGTATCTTGGACTGGGAGTTGATACGGGAGGGACATATACCGATGCTGCTATCATGGATATGTCAAATGGAGAAGTAATCGAGTCAAATAAAGCACTTACAACTTATCCTGACCTTATTAGAGGAATAAAGAATTCGATTGAAGGACTGGACCCTGGATGCCTGAAAAAGATAAAATTCGTCTCTGTCTCTACAACCCTTGCTACCAATACCACTCTTGAGGGCAAGGGCTACCCTGCAGGGCTGATCCTTATAGGACATACGATTCCCAAAAAACTTGCCAGCCGCTATGTGATATCAATCGGAGGAGGGCATGATTCTGACGGGAACGAAACTGCTCCTCTTGAAGGCCTGGAAACGGTAAGAGAGTTTGTCAGGCAGGTAAAGAATAAGGTAGCTGCATTTGCAGTTTCCGGATACTTCGGAGTCAGAAACCCTGAACATGAACTCAGGGTCAAGGAAGTAGTTCAAGAAATGACGGACATGCCGGTTGTCTGCGGGCATGAACTTTCCATGAGTCTTGGGGCTTACGAAAGGGCTGTGACAGCTCTCCTGAACGCCGAACTGATCCCGGTAAGCAAGCAGTTTATCAAATCCGTCCAGGCAGTAATGGAAGAAAAGGAAATAAAAGCAACCCTGATGATGATGAAGTGCGACGGATCTCTTGTTCGCATAGAAGAGGCCCTGCAAAAACCCGTAGAATCAATCTTTTCCGGACCTGCAGCAAGCCTTGTGGGGGCTGCACATCTTACCGGGCTTGACACCTGTGCAACCGTGGATGTAGGAGGCACAAGTACCGATATTGCCATGGTTTCCGGAGGTGTTCCGGAGATAAGTGATTCCGGAGCAAGAGTGGGGGGCTGGAAAACAATGGTAAAAGCGATCAGGATGGAGACTTCAGCCCTCGGTGGAGACAGCCTGGTCTGGATCAGAAGAAAGCCATTTCTGGGTCCGGCAAGAGTGATTCCCCTCTGCCTTGCAGCCTCAGAGTTTCCGGGACTTTTAAAGAAACTGGAGAAAAGTGATCTTCCTAACGAACGTATAATGGACGAGATCATACAGCCAACTTCTTTTTTTGTAAGGAACGGAGGAGATTCTTTCGAACTTCTCAGCGGTGATCTCGAAGAAGATGAGAAGATGATTCTTGAATGTCTGGGAACTGAGCCTCTTTCAATATCCGAGCTCTCTGAAAAGACAGGCAAACACCCGCTACTGTTTGCAGGAAATCTGAAAGACCTCATCAGGAAAAGGCATGTAAGCCAGATAGGGTTTACCCCAACCGATGCCCTTCACGTGCTTGGAGAATATGTAAGATGGGACGGAAGAGCTTCCTTTACAGGAGCAAAAATCCTTGGAAAAACCCTCAAACAGGGAGCAGAGGATTTTTCAGCCAGGATTAAAGCTGAAGTCGTAAGAAAACTTACTCTTGAACTGATTTCTTTCTTTGCGGAAGACCTGAAAAAAGAGGACATTGAAAAGCTTCTGGCAAAAGAAAATGTCCTGAGATTCCACGTAAATGTCCCTGTAGTGCTGGTAGGCGCACCTGTAAGGGCATATCTGAAAGAACTGAACAGGGCTGTGGACGCAGACATAAGGATTCCTGCTTTCCACGAGGTAGGAAATGCAGTGGGTGCCCTTGCAGGAAAAGTTGTCCACAGGACAGAGATCCTTATCCGCCCTTCAGCAGCAGGGAACGCAGAATATTCCGTATTCTCAAGGCTTGGAAAAGAAGTTTTTGAGGATTACGGAGAAGCTCTGGACTACGGGCTTAAGCTGAGCCACAGGTTGATTTCGGAGTACATGGACGGATACGGGCTTGAAATGGACAATGTGAAATTTGACCTTAAACAGAACGATGTGGGAAGCAGAGGAAAAGCCCCTCTGGAAACCCGCCTGATCGGAGTCGGAATAGGGACGACCGGGAAACTGGCGTAA
- a CDS encoding TCP-1/cpn60 chaperonin family protein produces the protein MASELKVPGSTSLESQDGMAKLARTIRDKILIDEPVKEEGLIDQLERASIEIDELLGSSLGPKGMNKIIVNPVGDIFVTSDGKVILKEMDVLHPLVTSLKKLAESMDKACGDGTKTAVIFASNLIKNAVKLIRAGVHPTIVIEGYELAMQKAYEMLQYSIKQASEEDVRTTIMCSATGKGIERNQAEAVTDIVLKVINHLNEKQAGRLDLNRNIKVLKKKGGPEIVAVEGLIMDENPARVDMPAEFENPKVLITNYDLKIKSGYLNPQHNLKMDSVKTALLFEEKKKQMCAKIARKIIDSGANVLFSEGDIDPYIETLLRDNNILAFKKLKTKDLEKLAEATDTTLMSPKDEIHPCDLGKADSIRVEKKNGENFVFVTVKEKAIATILIWEPVKYGLDKVEEAVDDALNNAAFLLKNRGIVNGGGAIEFELAHMVRLFASTQTGKRQMAVQAYAEALEKIPTILARNMGMNSIDAMAQMRNSYAKGVEARIDLSGKVTDKGKKVYDSATVKTLAIIAGTETARNVLRIDEIVPKK, from the coding sequence ATGGCAAGCGAATTAAAAGTACCGGGCAGCACGAGCCTTGAAAGCCAGGACGGAATGGCAAAACTGGCACGGACAATAAGAGACAAGATTCTCATTGATGAGCCGGTAAAAGAAGAAGGGCTGATCGACCAGCTTGAAAGGGCATCCATAGAGATTGACGAGCTGCTTGGCTCATCCCTGGGACCGAAAGGGATGAACAAGATAATAGTAAACCCGGTGGGGGATATTTTCGTTACGAGCGACGGCAAAGTCATCTTAAAAGAAATGGATGTGCTTCACCCGCTCGTGACTTCCCTTAAAAAGCTTGCCGAATCAATGGACAAAGCATGCGGGGATGGAACAAAAACTGCCGTGATTTTTGCAAGCAATCTCATAAAAAACGCTGTCAAACTGATAAGGGCAGGAGTGCATCCGACAATCGTTATCGAAGGATACGAACTTGCCATGCAAAAAGCCTACGAGATGTTGCAGTACAGCATAAAGCAGGCATCTGAAGAGGATGTACGCACTACTATAATGTGCTCTGCAACAGGAAAGGGGATTGAAAGGAATCAGGCAGAAGCCGTAACTGATATTGTCCTGAAAGTTATCAACCACCTCAACGAAAAACAGGCCGGAAGGCTCGACCTGAACAGGAACATCAAAGTCCTCAAAAAGAAAGGCGGACCTGAAATCGTTGCAGTGGAAGGCCTGATTATGGATGAAAATCCTGCAAGGGTTGACATGCCAGCCGAATTTGAAAACCCTAAGGTTTTGATTACGAACTATGACCTCAAGATTAAAAGCGGATACTTAAACCCACAGCATAACCTCAAAATGGACTCCGTGAAGACTGCACTCCTTTTTGAAGAAAAGAAAAAGCAGATGTGTGCGAAAATTGCCAGAAAAATAATTGATTCGGGAGCAAATGTGCTCTTTTCCGAGGGAGATATTGATCCCTATATTGAAACTCTGCTGAGGGACAATAATATTCTGGCTTTCAAGAAGCTGAAAACGAAAGACCTCGAAAAGCTTGCGGAAGCAACAGACACTACACTGATGAGCCCGAAAGATGAGATTCACCCCTGCGATCTCGGAAAAGCAGACAGCATAAGAGTAGAAAAGAAAAACGGAGAAAATTTTGTTTTCGTTACCGTGAAAGAAAAGGCAATAGCTACTATCCTGATCTGGGAACCTGTGAAATATGGGCTTGATAAGGTCGAAGAGGCTGTTGACGATGCACTCAATAATGCGGCTTTCCTCCTGAAAAACAGAGGAATAGTAAACGGGGGAGGGGCAATTGAGTTTGAACTTGCGCATATGGTAAGGCTCTTTGCATCGACACAGACAGGAAAAAGACAGATGGCAGTTCAGGCGTATGCAGAGGCTCTCGAAAAAATCCCAACTATTCTTGCAAGAAATATGGGGATGAACTCGATTGATGCAATGGCGCAGATGAGAAACTCATATGCAAAAGGGGTAGAGGCAAGGATAGACCTTTCAGGAAAGGTAACGGACAAAGGAAAGAAAGTTTACGATTCGGCAACAGTAAAAACGCTGGCAATTATCGCAGGAACTGAGACGGCAAGGAATGTGTTAAGGATAGATGAAATTGTTCCAAAGAAGTAA
- a CDS encoding cation:dicarboxylate symporter family transporter has product MTPLSQAFIKIWQITIIPSVTISLVLGIGSLNHSNSRGLLFKAGQVLLMFWTIGIAIFFSFQFAFPVLEAASFFSTQDLISPETLDFIDIFIPYNPFHSLSEGFLPAIVLFCLCLGLSLMGDEESKPLMNLLSILQAALNRITGFLAKTFPIGVFVIMAQTMGTITFEGLLELQVFLIYLAFLAALVIFGVLPLLVSCFTTFRYRDIISASSRAVILGFSSGTEFITLTLINDGVKKLFWDSLDNREIKDEIESYSRVLVPVGYTFPLLGSFVPFLFILFVA; this is encoded by the coding sequence TTGACGCCTCTCAGTCAGGCCTTCATCAAAATATGGCAAATAACTATCATCCCTTCAGTGACAATATCGCTTGTACTGGGTATAGGCAGCCTGAACCATTCCAACTCCAGAGGTTTGTTATTCAAGGCAGGCCAGGTTTTGTTAATGTTTTGGACAATTGGAATAGCGATCTTTTTTTCATTTCAGTTTGCTTTTCCCGTTCTAGAAGCTGCTTCTTTCTTCAGTACTCAGGATCTGATCAGTCCAGAAACCTTAGATTTCATAGACATATTCATCCCTTACAATCCTTTTCATTCCCTATCCGAAGGCTTTCTGCCTGCTATTGTACTCTTTTGCTTGTGTTTGGGTTTATCCCTTATGGGAGATGAAGAGAGCAAACCACTCATGAATTTACTGAGCATCCTCCAGGCAGCTCTTAACCGAATTACCGGCTTTCTGGCCAAGACCTTTCCCATAGGAGTCTTCGTCATAATGGCTCAGACAATGGGCACTATCACTTTTGAGGGATTATTGGAACTTCAGGTATTTTTGATATATTTAGCTTTCCTGGCTGCTCTGGTGATCTTTGGTGTCTTACCACTGCTTGTCTCCTGTTTCACTACTTTCCGTTACAGGGACATCATCTCCGCATCGTCCAGGGCAGTAATTCTTGGATTTTCAAGCGGCACAGAGTTCATAACTCTGACACTGATCAATGACGGCGTCAAAAAGCTCTTTTGGGACTCACTGGATAATAGAGAAATTAAGGACGAGATAGAGTCATACAGTAGAGTTCTGGTCCCGGTGGGATACACTTTTCCCTTGCTGGGATCTTTTGTCCCTTTTTTGTTCATCCTCTTTGTAGCCTGA